A single genomic interval of Gouania willdenowi chromosome 22, fGouWil2.1, whole genome shotgun sequence harbors:
- the ythdf2 gene encoding YTH domain-containing family protein 2 — translation MNHLDPIQRPKGQANKVQNGAVTQKDTLNDDEFEPYLSTQARQSNAYTAMSDSYMPSYYSPSIGFSYSLNEAAWSTGGDPPMPYLASYGQLSNGEPHYLPDAMFGQPGPLGSNPFLGQHGFNFFPGGIDFSAWGNSSSQGQSATPQSSGYSSSYAYAPSSLGGAMIDGQSPFAPAANEPLNKAPGMNSLDQGMAGLKISGTAPGGNADIAPKVVGSGLTGGGPLGPVSSVGPPSMPPVSIAPAKPASWADIASKPAKPQPKLKTKGGMAGANLPPPPIKHNMDIGTWDNKGNMPKATAPQQMSAGPSNGQPTNQASPQPGGSAVGNAQMPLTNGQLAPPVPHMGQHQLSASGQPGMAPMSQPPLSQGPSPLAPGQQQQQPSQPTRWVPPRNRANGFGDPSGTGQSPPTSTGVAMVSGVPSEPHPVLEKLRMVNNYNPKDFDWNPKHGRVFIIKSYSEDDIHRSIKYNIWCSTEHGNKRLDAAYRSLAGKGPLLLLFSVNGSGHFCGVAEMRSPVDYNTSAGVWSQDKWKGRFDVRWVFVKDVPNSQLRHIRLENNENKPVTNSRDTQEVPLDKARQVLKIIAGYKHTTSIFDDFSHYEKRQEEEECVKKVEVQGNEPYPSNPSNRSHYRIQERQARVK, via the exons ATGAATCACCTGGACCCAATCCAGAGACCGAAAGGCCAAGCTAATAAAG TGCAAAACGGAGCTGTGACCCAAAAGGATACTTTGAATGACGATGAGTTTGAGCCTTACCTGAGCACTCAGGCCAGACAG AGCAATGCCTATACGGCCATGTCGGACTCCTACATGCCCAGCTACTACAGCCCCTCCATAGGATTTTCCTACTCCCTGAATGAGGCAGCATGGTCAACAGGTGGAGACCCCCCCATGCCATACCTGGCCTCCTATGGACAGCTGAGCAACGGAGAACCCCACTACCTCCCGGACGCTATGTTTGGCCAGCCAGGCCCCCTGGGGAGCAACCCGTTCCTCGGCCAGCACGGCTTCAACTTTTTTCCCGGCGGCATCGACTTTTCAGCGTGGGGCAACAGCAGTTCTCAGGGACAGTCGGCGACGCCCCAAAGCTCTGGCTACAGCAGCAGCTACGCATACGCCCCCAGCTCCCTGGGTGGCGCCATGATAGACGGACAGTCGCCGTTTGCGCCGGCCGCTAACGAGCCCCTGAACAAGGCACCCGGAATGAACAGCCTGGACCAGGGTATGGCCGGGCTCAAGATCAGCGGCACTGCACCCGGGGGGAACGCGGACATAGCTCCTAAAGTGGTTGGCTCGGGATTAACGGGTGGGGGTCCCCTTGGCCCTGTGTCGTCTGTAGGACCTCCCAGTATGCCTCCCGTCTCCATAGCGCCCGCCAAACCTGCTTCCTGGGCCGACATCGCCAGCAAGCCGGCCAAACCTCAACCCAAACTGAAAACCAAGGGCGGCATGGCCGGAGCCAACCTGCCGCCCCCGCCCATTAAACACAACATGGACATCGGCACGTGGGACAACAAAGGCAACATGCCTAAAGCTACCGCTCCTCAGCAGATGTCTGCTGGTCCCAGTAACGGGCAGCCGACCAATCAGGCATCTCCACAGCCCGGGGGTTCTGCTGTGGGGAATGCACAGATGCCCCTCACTAACGGACAGCTCGCCCCACCCGTCCCTCACATGGGGCAGCATCAGCTCTCAGCCAGTGGACAGCCAGGAATGGCCCCCATGTCTCAGCCCCCTCTTTCCCAGGGTCCCTCTCCCCTAGCACCgggccagcagcagcagcaaccgTCTCAACCCACGCGTTGGGTCCCCCCACGGAACCGAGCCAACGGGTTCGGGGATCCCAGCGGGACGGGCCAGTCTCCCCCTACCTCTACAGGGGTAGCCATGGTTTCTGGCGTTCCCTCGGAGCCCCACCCCGTTTTAGAGAAGCTGCGCATGGTTAACAATTACAACCCCAAGGACTTTGACTGGAACCCAAAACATGGACGGGTTTTTATAATCAAGAGCTACTCTGAGGACGACATCCACCGCTCCATCAAGTACAACATCTGGTGCAGCACGGAGCACGGCAACAAGAGGCTGGACGCTGCCTACCGCTCGCTAGCGGGCAAAGGGCCACTGCTGCTACTGTTCAGCGTCAACGGGAGCGGTCACTTCTGTGGCGTGGCGGAGATGCGTTCGCCCGTGGACTACAACACGTCAGCCGGCGTGTGGTCACAGGACAAATGGAAGGGCCGCTTTGACGTGCGCTGGGTCTTTGTCAAAGACGTTCCCAACAGTCAGCTCAGGCACATTCGATTGGAGAACAACGAAAACAAGCCGGTGACCAACTCTCGGGACACGCAGGAGGTGCCGCTGGACAAAGCCAGGCAGGTGCTCAAGATCATCGCCGGATACAAACACACCACCTCCATATTCGATGACTTCTCTCACTATGAGAAGCGTCAGGAGGAGGAAGAGTGTGTGAAAAAG gtGGAGGTCCAAGGCAACGAGCCATATCCCAGCAACCCAAGCAACAGGAGTCATTACAGGATTCAG gagcGCCAGGCACGAGTCAAGTAA